A single window of Neisseria chenwenguii DNA harbors:
- a CDS encoding outer membrane protein assembly factor BamE, which translates to MKLSVIALPVIAALALSACNLSKVTKEGTTDNPVWPEVNKTTFRHNGTQDGTWPNWDNVRQIEAGMNKDQIYELIGRPHFNEGLYGVREWDYVFNYRENGEHKICQYKILFDKNKNAQSFFWLPEGCGPKPKEPVREVIIREVAPPTPARIRQ; encoded by the coding sequence ATGAAATTATCAGTAATCGCATTGCCTGTAATCGCTGCTCTGGCGCTGTCTGCCTGTAACTTGAGCAAAGTGACCAAAGAAGGTACGACCGACAATCCGGTATGGCCTGAAGTCAATAAAACGACTTTCCGCCACAACGGTACTCAAGACGGCACTTGGCCGAACTGGGACAACGTGCGCCAAATCGAGGCAGGCATGAACAAAGACCAAATCTATGAATTGATCGGCCGCCCGCACTTCAACGAAGGCCTGTACGGCGTGCGCGAATGGGATTATGTGTTCAACTACCGTGAAAACGGCGAACACAAAATCTGCCAATACAAAATCCTGTTCGACAAAAACAAAAACGCGCAATCTTTCTTCTGGCTGCCCGAAGGTTGCGGCCCGAAACCTAAAGAGCCGGTTCGCGAAGTCATCATCCGCGAAGTTGCGCCTCCGACTCCTGCGCGCATCCGCCAATAA
- a CDS encoding LytR/AlgR family response regulator transcription factor has product MPSAIIVEDEVLAAERLRVLLEESGVVLLKVFHHAQPALDWLAVHEADIVFADIGLPEITGLELVERIKRVAKRQPEIIFTTAYEEHALRAFELAAVDYLLKPIKLTRLQTALERVSKKYQEKADDFTHFKVFSRDRMMEIPWQQARYLLAENKTVYLYTGDGISYDLPKTLLYWEELLGDKVIRVHRNALVFRHTLDCLIRMDDEEDESNATWCAKVLDVEKPLAVSRRQLAAIRRVLKDKT; this is encoded by the coding sequence ATGCCGAGTGCCATTATTGTTGAAGACGAAGTGCTTGCCGCCGAGCGGCTGCGGGTATTGTTGGAAGAAAGCGGCGTCGTGCTGCTCAAAGTGTTCCACCACGCCCAGCCCGCACTCGACTGGCTTGCCGTACACGAAGCCGACATCGTATTTGCCGACATCGGCCTGCCCGAAATTACCGGCCTCGAATTGGTCGAACGTATCAAACGCGTCGCCAAACGCCAGCCCGAAATCATCTTCACCACCGCCTACGAAGAACACGCCCTGCGTGCATTCGAGCTGGCGGCGGTCGATTACCTGCTCAAACCCATCAAACTCACCCGTCTTCAGACGGCATTAGAGCGGGTCAGCAAAAAATATCAGGAAAAAGCCGACGACTTTACCCACTTCAAAGTCTTCAGCCGCGACCGCATGATGGAAATCCCCTGGCAGCAGGCGCGCTACCTCTTGGCTGAAAACAAAACTGTGTATCTCTACACCGGCGACGGCATCAGCTACGACCTGCCCAAAACCCTGCTGTATTGGGAAGAACTGCTCGGCGACAAAGTCATCCGCGTCCACCGCAACGCGCTTGTGTTCCGCCACACCCTCGACTGTCTGATCCGCATGGACGATGAAGAAGACGAAAGCAACGCCACATGGTGTGCCAAAGTATTGGACGTCGAAAAACCCCTCGCCGTCAGCCGCCGCCAGCTCGCCGCCATCCGCCGCGTATTGAAAGACAAGACGTAA
- the gluQRS gene encoding tRNA glutamyl-Q(34) synthetase GluQRS, which yields MYIGRFAPSPTGLLHIGSLLTALASYADARAHGGRWLVRMEDLDPPREMAGAADDILRTLEAFGFEWDGETAYQSRRYPLYEETLGRLKDAGLVYPCYCSRKDWQAAAQTGADGFVYNGRCRDSVQRPSDTSTSLSASSSAERSAGTSGSSKPPAWRIRVNDETIAFTDRIVGRYAQNLARDIGDFVLLRADGFWAYQLAVVADDAAQGITHIVRGQDLLVSAPRQIYLQRCLGLPRPQYAHLPLLVNKLGQKWSKQTLAPTLDLGAREKLLRQVSSYLNLPPAPEIDKTQDLLAWAVQHWDMGKVPSESICTENAG from the coding sequence ATGTATATCGGACGTTTTGCCCCCAGCCCCACCGGCCTGCTCCACATCGGCTCGCTGCTGACTGCGCTCGCTTCCTACGCCGACGCCCGCGCACACGGCGGGCGCTGGCTGGTGCGTATGGAAGACCTCGACCCGCCGCGCGAAATGGCGGGCGCGGCCGATGATATTTTGCGCACGCTCGAAGCGTTCGGCTTTGAGTGGGACGGCGAAACCGCCTACCAAAGCCGCCGTTACCCGCTTTACGAAGAGACCTTAGGCCGTCTGAAAGATGCGGGGCTGGTCTATCCCTGCTATTGCAGCCGCAAAGACTGGCAGGCCGCGGCGCAAACCGGTGCGGACGGTTTTGTGTACAACGGCCGCTGCCGCGATTCGGTGCAACGGCCGTCTGACACTTCGACTTCGCTCAGTGCAAGCTCTTCGGCCGAGCGAAGTGCAGGCACTTCGGGTTCAAGCAAACCGCCCGCATGGAGGATCCGCGTCAACGACGAAACCATTGCGTTTACCGACCGCATCGTCGGCCGTTACGCGCAAAACCTTGCCCGCGACATCGGGGATTTCGTGCTCTTACGTGCCGACGGATTTTGGGCGTATCAGCTTGCCGTCGTCGCCGATGACGCCGCGCAGGGCATTACCCACATCGTGCGCGGACAGGATTTGCTGGTTTCCGCCCCGCGCCAGATTTATCTGCAACGCTGCCTGGGCCTCCCCCGGCCGCAATACGCCCACCTGCCGCTTTTGGTCAACAAACTCGGGCAGAAATGGTCGAAACAGACCCTCGCTCCCACGCTGGATTTGGGTGCACGCGAAAAGCTGCTGCGGCAGGTTTCCTCCTATCTCAACCTCCCGCCCGCGCCCGAAATTGACAAAACTCAAGATTTACTCGCATGGGCCGTGCAACATTGGGATATGGGAAAAGTGCCGTCTGAAAGCATTTGCACGGAAAATGCAGGCTGA
- a CDS encoding histidine phosphatase family protein, protein MSLEIYLVRHGKTVFNTTGRLQGWSDSPLLPEGRQAAEDLGRALAGKVTFDAAFSSPSPRAAETARLILSAKGQGSLPLETIDEIREYCFGGFEGELHDVLHCRIAAERGYPDMERWLEAYRSADRHLLAESVSRSDPLGLAENEAQFMTRLQEGMRLIVQKSPVGGKVLAVSHGMSITGILKSINPQSTPYKSIKNTTVSRISCENGLWCISTIGESFLHSN, encoded by the coding sequence ATGTCATTGGAAATCTACCTTGTCCGCCACGGAAAAACCGTATTCAACACCACAGGACGCCTGCAAGGATGGAGCGATTCGCCGCTTTTACCCGAGGGTCGTCAAGCTGCGGAAGACTTAGGACGTGCTCTGGCCGGCAAAGTAACCTTTGATGCCGCATTTTCCAGCCCCAGCCCGCGTGCCGCCGAAACTGCCCGGCTGATTCTGTCGGCCAAAGGGCAGGGCAGTCTGCCGTTGGAAACCATAGACGAAATCCGCGAATACTGTTTCGGCGGTTTCGAGGGAGAGCTGCACGATGTTCTTCACTGCCGGATTGCCGCCGAACGGGGTTATCCCGATATGGAACGCTGGCTGGAAGCCTACCGCAGCGCCGACCGCCATTTACTTGCCGAAAGTGTCAGCCGTTCGGATCCGCTGGGTTTGGCGGAAAATGAAGCGCAATTCATGACGCGTCTGCAAGAAGGAATGCGGCTTATCGTACAAAAATCACCTGTCGGCGGGAAAGTGCTGGCGGTGTCACACGGAATGTCAATAACCGGAATCCTAAAAAGCATAAATCCGCAATCTACGCCATATAAAAGTATCAAAAATACAACAGTTTCAAGAATTTCATGTGAAAACGGTTTATGGTGTATTAGTACCATCGGTGAAAGTTTCTTACATTCAAATTGA
- a CDS encoding YadA family autotransporter adhesin, which produces MNRKTHTTQQGVASKKLVAVLAAVGVMTTAAFAADLNLSKYVKLTGGSALGDATATGINATAIGNKAAANGQGAYAAGANSTATGNAALSSGSYSNANGTAAAAFGNWAQATANQTTAVGQHAKATNSSATAVGSASNASGISSAAFGTAATASGAVSTALGQGAIASGANSTATGTKARAAGLASVANGSGALASGNYAVATGSASQATGAASVAAGLQSKATGGQAVAIGRNAQASEENSVALGSNSTTAAAVGTNSATVNGVSYGGFAGTNPVATVSVGSSGSERTVTNVAAGRITADSTDAINGSQLYQVANGLQQQIINNNGDINGLKERVDDMDKDLRAGIAGATAMAFLQRPNEAGKSQVSAAVGGYRGQQAVAVGYARNSDNNKWSIKTGVGVDTQKHVNWGGSVGYQW; this is translated from the coding sequence ATGAATCGTAAAACACACACTACCCAACAGGGTGTGGCAAGCAAAAAACTGGTTGCTGTTTTGGCTGCCGTCGGCGTAATGACGACTGCTGCTTTCGCTGCCGACCTCAACCTCTCCAAGTACGTCAAACTGACCGGTGGTTCAGCCTTAGGCGATGCAACCGCAACCGGTATCAATGCGACCGCTATCGGCAATAAAGCTGCTGCCAACGGTCAAGGCGCATATGCCGCAGGTGCAAACTCTACTGCAACCGGAAATGCCGCTCTGTCTTCCGGTTCTTACTCAAATGCAAACGGTACTGCCGCTGCTGCATTCGGTAACTGGGCGCAAGCCACTGCCAACCAAACAACTGCCGTAGGCCAACACGCCAAAGCAACCAACTCAAGCGCAACTGCCGTAGGCTCTGCTTCAAATGCAAGCGGTATTTCTTCTGCTGCCTTCGGTACTGCCGCAACTGCTTCCGGCGCTGTTTCCACCGCTCTGGGTCAAGGCGCTATCGCATCAGGTGCAAACTCAACCGCAACCGGCACTAAAGCCCGAGCAGCAGGCCTTGCTTCCGTCGCCAACGGTTCCGGTGCATTGGCCAGCGGCAACTACGCCGTTGCAACCGGTTCTGCTTCGCAAGCAACCGGTGCAGCCAGCGTTGCAGCAGGTTTGCAATCTAAAGCAACCGGCGGTCAGGCTGTTGCCATCGGCCGTAACGCTCAAGCAAGCGAAGAAAACTCTGTTGCTTTAGGCTCTAACTCTACTACCGCTGCCGCTGTCGGCACCAATTCTGCAACTGTTAACGGCGTATCTTATGGCGGTTTTGCCGGTACCAACCCTGTTGCTACTGTAAGCGTGGGTTCTTCAGGTTCCGAACGCACTGTAACCAATGTGGCAGCAGGCCGCATTACTGCCGACTCTACCGATGCTATCAACGGCAGCCAACTTTATCAGGTAGCTAATGGTCTGCAACAGCAAATTATCAACAACAACGGCGACATCAACGGCCTGAAAGAGCGTGTGGACGACATGGATAAAGACCTGCGTGCCGGTATCGCCGGTGCGACTGCGATGGCTTTCCTGCAACGTCCGAACGAAGCAGGTAAGAGCCAAGTATCTGCCGCTGTCGGCGGTTACCGTGGTCAACAAGCCGTTGCTGTCGGCTATGCGCGTAATTCTGACAACAACAAATGGTCTATCAAAACCGGCGTCGGCGTGGATACCCAAAAACACGTCAACTGGGGCGGCAGCGTAGGCTATCAGTGGTAA